The Natronoglycomyces albus genome has a segment encoding these proteins:
- a CDS encoding PH domain-containing protein, producing MRQHPVWDFWPNELSWQPMPPQLTTVWLLGMAVRMLILLCVLVIGGILWLNLTGLWLALGIVATLTIVRSIIIVRAVKAWGFAERDRDILVKHGLLTRRLSIVPYGRIQLVDIKAGPIERIFDLTSVQVKTAALDAPTVIPGLEPEVARALRDRLARLASEAREGL from the coding sequence ATGAGACAACACCCCGTTTGGGACTTTTGGCCGAACGAACTGTCGTGGCAGCCAATGCCACCACAGCTGACGACCGTGTGGCTACTGGGAATGGCCGTGCGCATGCTCATACTCCTGTGCGTACTGGTCATCGGTGGCATCCTGTGGCTCAACCTGACCGGATTGTGGCTCGCCCTCGGGATCGTCGCCACTTTGACGATAGTGCGCTCCATCATCATCGTCCGCGCCGTCAAAGCCTGGGGCTTCGCCGAACGAGACCGCGACATCCTTGTCAAACACGGCCTACTCACACGCCGACTCAGCATCGTTCCCTATGGACGCATCCAGCTCGTCGACATCAAAGCCGGACCCATCGAACGCATCTTCGACCTGACCAGCGTCCAAGTCAAGACAGCAGCACTGGACGCCCCCACCGTCATCCCCGGTCTCGAACCCGAAGTGGCGCGGGCATTGCGTGACCGCCTAGCGCGGCTGGCCTCAGAGGCCAGGGAGGGCCTATGA
- a CDS encoding helix-turn-helix transcriptional regulator: MANSKYSYEEGAIDQVIGLLHDLNGAPEDALRPIVEIENPQQATDLAQVLVALCPDSANARWLRSLMLELFFSTGRLTACLDLAREMQMSNLPTDIKESAWVAELMCTAQLDSDTAVEIARSELRRRKGRLKGSQAAIICAVVIADRCWSRGALEEGLAWVKRVDEQLDGITSAYWHMHVGIDVALKLVDVGQLQRARDLWSLISNRSRHIANPCVEVGLQLIDTTLNIHQGRWHYSSVGTKQVDADGKTPCLEFTRPYQATLYAMQSVAASYAGQGEAASELLRLSRRCSKSAAGTPLDPVDLWAEILIEDATSGSEGVRTLCHKVFPQNTHLQRALFALIPGAAAFLTQAMLELKDAEAAYNIGAQVDRLRRDNPGIATMTWVADHVTGLLEGSVTLLGSIAQNHPHAWVRYIAATHLIAAVTSDRPAPAVDIESVTDEKGSSRWQSLSSREKEIALLAAEGLTNQQISSRIFRSPHTVSFHLRNIYRKMQISSRAEIGKHLPKTEV; the protein is encoded by the coding sequence ATGGCTAACTCAAAGTATTCGTATGAAGAAGGTGCAATTGATCAAGTAATCGGTTTGCTTCACGATCTCAATGGTGCCCCCGAGGACGCCCTCCGTCCGATCGTGGAGATCGAAAACCCCCAACAAGCAACCGACCTTGCCCAAGTACTAGTGGCCCTGTGCCCGGACTCAGCCAACGCGCGTTGGCTGCGCAGTCTCATGCTGGAACTGTTCTTCAGTACCGGGAGACTGACAGCCTGCCTTGACCTGGCGCGCGAAATGCAAATGAGCAACCTGCCCACCGACATCAAGGAATCAGCCTGGGTAGCTGAACTCATGTGCACCGCGCAACTGGACTCCGACACCGCCGTCGAAATAGCCCGCAGCGAACTGAGACGCCGAAAGGGAAGACTAAAGGGAAGCCAAGCGGCAATCATCTGCGCCGTCGTCATCGCCGACCGCTGCTGGAGCCGGGGAGCCCTAGAAGAGGGGCTCGCCTGGGTAAAACGGGTCGACGAACAGCTCGACGGGATCACCTCGGCCTACTGGCACATGCACGTGGGAATCGACGTCGCCCTCAAACTGGTTGACGTCGGGCAACTCCAACGCGCCCGCGATCTATGGTCGCTGATCTCCAACCGAAGCCGCCACATCGCCAACCCCTGCGTCGAGGTCGGACTGCAACTCATCGACACCACCCTCAACATCCATCAAGGACGCTGGCACTACAGTTCGGTCGGAACCAAACAGGTGGACGCGGACGGAAAGACTCCTTGCTTGGAGTTCACACGGCCCTATCAGGCGACGCTATACGCTATGCAGAGCGTCGCGGCCTCCTATGCGGGCCAAGGAGAAGCCGCGAGTGAACTACTGCGCCTGAGCCGACGTTGCTCGAAGTCGGCCGCTGGGACCCCCCTGGACCCGGTAGACCTATGGGCCGAAATTCTCATCGAAGATGCCACGAGCGGTTCCGAAGGCGTACGCACGCTATGCCACAAGGTGTTTCCCCAAAACACCCACCTGCAACGGGCGCTATTCGCCCTCATCCCAGGAGCCGCCGCGTTCCTCACCCAGGCCATGCTCGAACTCAAAGATGCTGAGGCCGCCTACAACATAGGGGCCCAGGTTGACCGACTGCGTCGCGACAATCCAGGAATCGCAACGATGACCTGGGTGGCCGATCACGTCACGGGCCTGCTGGAGGGGTCCGTGACGTTGCTAGGTTCGATCGCGCAAAACCACCCCCATGCCTGGGTGCGCTATATCGCCGCCACACACCTCATCGCGGCAGTCACCTCCGACCGGCCAGCCCCAGCGGTGGACATCGAATCGGTAACCGACGAGAAGGGATCGAGCCGCTGGCAGAGCCTGTCCTCCCGGGAAAAAGAAATAGCGCTGCTTGCCGCCGAAGGCCTCACCAATCAGCAAATCTCCTCCCGAATCTTTCGCTCCCCCCACACGGTGAGCTTCCACCTGCGCAACATCTACCGCAAAATGCAGATATCCTCGCGCGCCGAAATCGGCAAGCACCTACCTAAGACAGAGGTCTAA
- the pulA gene encoding pullulanase-type alpha-1,6-glucosidase yields the protein MHPPTSSPPRLTRLTRRPRAYLAAALTALLAITITSSITLATAQASANPKVAIDEQRAHWLDERTIAWDLGAGWEYTWQLLVSPDGSISIDGNDISGNYEAIDLHYAGEMAPHLQARFPHLADYLTFTVDDSRDTDAIKRDLTGQLVAVEYRDRHEITVATGLQLPGVLDDLYAESAAEAGLGLTWSGNTPTLSVWAPTAKNVTLERHAQTNAAAARRGMDYDPSTGIWSIQGKPGWKGHFYRFGVEVWHPETQAIETFSVTDPHSVSLAADSTHSQIIDLASPDLKPSGWDNPNKPAAVELAESHIWEVHVRDFSAGDASIAEDLRGTYAAFSESGSQAVRHLQELSDAGLTHVHLLPTFDIGTIPERRSDWAQPDCDLASFAPDSPDQQACIDEVRESDSYNWGYDPHHFDTPEGSYATDPHGPQRILEYRQMVQALNDMGLRVVVDVVYNHTHRAGIHDKSVFDRIVPGYYHRLDETGNVTDSTCCPNTAPEHAMFGKFVVDSVELWADQYQIDGFRFDLMGHHPKQNMLDIRERLDAIGAHDVMLYGEGWNFGEVANNARFEQATQHNMAGTGIATFNDRMRDGVRGGGPFDANPRVQGFGSGQWTDFNGDPINGDADSQLAALRHNGDLTKLGLVGNLADYTFVTSNGHLTSGRDIDYGGSSAGYTADPGEAVNYVDAHDNEILFDALAHKLNRDIDGTDRARMQVLSLSTAVLSQGAGFVTAGSELLRSKSLDRDSYDSGDWFNQIRWDCADGNGFGNGLPPAWTSEHHWPYAAEILALETLIPTCEDIALTKGRYLELLEIATSAEAFSLGTGDAVQDRVSFPLSGLEETPGVITMVIDTVGLDSPGDAVVVVFNATPDQATETVSDLSGTSLALHPVLVNSVDERVRESSYEAESGTFTVPPRTVAVFQ from the coding sequence ATGCATCCCCCCACTTCCAGCCCTCCTCGACTCACTCGACTAACCCGCCGCCCGCGCGCCTACCTCGCGGCGGCCCTGACAGCACTGCTGGCCATCACCATCACCTCCAGCATCACCTTGGCGACCGCCCAAGCCTCCGCCAACCCCAAAGTCGCCATCGACGAACAACGCGCCCACTGGCTCGACGAACGCACCATCGCCTGGGATCTGGGAGCAGGCTGGGAATACACCTGGCAACTACTAGTGAGCCCGGATGGTTCGATCTCCATCGACGGCAACGACATCTCGGGCAATTACGAAGCCATCGACCTTCACTATGCCGGGGAAATGGCTCCGCACTTGCAAGCACGCTTCCCGCACTTGGCCGACTACCTGACCTTCACCGTCGATGATTCCCGCGACACCGACGCCATCAAACGCGACCTGACCGGGCAACTGGTGGCCGTGGAATATCGCGACCGCCACGAGATCACGGTGGCCACCGGGCTGCAATTGCCCGGGGTCCTCGACGATCTGTACGCCGAGTCCGCCGCTGAGGCCGGCCTTGGTCTTACTTGGTCTGGCAACACTCCGACACTCTCCGTTTGGGCCCCAACGGCGAAAAACGTCACGTTGGAGCGACACGCCCAGACCAACGCCGCCGCAGCCCGCCGTGGCATGGACTATGACCCCTCCACCGGCATCTGGTCGATCCAAGGCAAACCGGGCTGGAAGGGTCACTTCTATCGCTTCGGCGTCGAGGTATGGCACCCCGAAACCCAGGCGATCGAAACGTTCTCGGTGACCGACCCGCATTCGGTGTCGCTGGCGGCGGACTCCACCCACAGCCAAATCATCGACCTTGCCTCCCCGGACCTCAAACCGTCCGGCTGGGACAACCCGAATAAGCCCGCAGCGGTCGAACTGGCCGAGTCCCACATTTGGGAGGTCCACGTCCGCGACTTCTCAGCGGGTGATGCCTCGATAGCCGAGGATCTGCGCGGAACGTATGCGGCCTTCAGTGAGTCCGGCTCGCAGGCCGTGCGGCACTTGCAAGAACTATCGGACGCGGGCCTGACCCATGTTCACCTACTACCGACATTCGACATTGGCACCATCCCCGAACGGCGTTCCGATTGGGCCCAACCCGATTGCGACCTAGCGTCATTCGCGCCCGACAGTCCCGATCAACAAGCTTGCATCGACGAAGTCCGCGAATCCGACTCCTACAACTGGGGTTACGACCCGCATCACTTCGATACTCCAGAGGGCTCCTATGCGACCGACCCGCATGGACCGCAACGAATACTGGAGTACCGGCAGATGGTGCAAGCCCTCAACGACATGGGTTTGCGCGTGGTCGTCGACGTGGTTTACAACCACACCCACCGCGCGGGAATACACGACAAGTCGGTGTTCGACCGCATCGTTCCCGGCTACTATCACCGCCTAGACGAGACCGGAAACGTCACCGACTCCACATGCTGCCCTAACACCGCACCGGAACACGCGATGTTTGGGAAGTTCGTCGTGGACTCCGTGGAGCTGTGGGCCGATCAGTATCAGATCGACGGATTTCGATTCGACCTTATGGGTCATCACCCCAAACAAAACATGCTGGACATACGCGAACGGCTCGACGCCATCGGTGCCCACGACGTGATGCTCTATGGGGAGGGATGGAACTTCGGCGAAGTGGCGAACAACGCCCGATTCGAGCAAGCCACCCAACACAATATGGCGGGTACCGGAATCGCGACGTTCAACGACCGCATGCGTGACGGCGTACGAGGCGGAGGCCCCTTCGATGCGAACCCCCGCGTCCAAGGCTTCGGTTCGGGGCAGTGGACGGACTTCAACGGCGACCCGATCAATGGAGACGCCGACTCACAACTGGCCGCCCTGCGCCACAACGGCGACCTGACGAAGCTAGGGCTGGTAGGCAACCTGGCCGACTACACGTTCGTGACCTCCAACGGGCACCTCACCTCCGGCCGCGACATCGACTATGGCGGATCCAGCGCCGGTTACACCGCTGACCCTGGCGAAGCGGTCAATTACGTTGACGCACACGACAACGAAATCCTGTTCGACGCGCTAGCGCACAAGCTCAATCGAGACATCGACGGCACCGATAGAGCGCGAATGCAGGTGTTGAGCCTCTCAACCGCGGTGCTCAGCCAAGGCGCTGGCTTCGTGACCGCCGGAAGTGAGCTGCTACGGTCCAAGTCGCTCGATCGCGACTCCTATGACTCCGGCGACTGGTTTAACCAGATCCGCTGGGACTGCGCGGACGGCAACGGCTTTGGAAACGGTCTCCCACCCGCGTGGACAAGCGAACACCACTGGCCGTACGCGGCCGAGATTTTGGCCCTAGAGACCCTGATCCCCACCTGCGAGGACATCGCGCTGACCAAGGGTCGCTACCTGGAGCTGCTGGAAATCGCAACCTCTGCGGAGGCTTTCAGCCTAGGAACCGGGGACGCCGTGCAAGACCGGGTGTCCTTCCCGCTATCGGGCCTAGAGGAAACTCCCGGCGTGATCACCATGGTCATCGACACCGTCGGGCTCGATTCCCCCGGCGACGCGGTGGTGGTTGTCTTCAACGCCACTCCCGATCAGGCAACCGAGACGGTGTCAGATCTTTCGGGCACCTCATTGGCCCTGCATCCGGTCCTGGTCAACTCGGTGGACGAACGAGTGCGAGAGTCCAGCTACGAGGCGGAGTCTGGCACCTTCACCGTGCCACCGCGCACAGTGGCGGTCTTCCAGTAA
- a CDS encoding DUF397 domain-containing protein — MPTNTRRKSSHNASQSSCLEARVHCDQMQVRDSKLGDNSPIFNLVTADFTSLLRAADYS; from the coding sequence ATGCCAACCAACACGAGGCGTAAGTCCAGCCACAATGCCTCCCAGAGTTCGTGTCTCGAGGCTCGGGTCCACTGCGACCAGATGCAGGTCCGTGACTCCAAACTCGGAGACAACTCCCCCATTTTCAACCTGGTCACCGCCGACTTCACTAGCCTGCTGCGTGCCGCTGACTACAGCTAG
- a CDS encoding helix-turn-helix domain-containing protein — MNSRFVRWRIGRTLQRLIEKNGWSIREAAEILGTNKDTLSRHLSGANDRYDPARILGWVMLLDGGEQLAYEMKHLADISSSRASGLAREHSGVPSWLITMEHEMSAIDMYQSELIHGLFQIPSYMDAISEQDQTATSEIAEKSRLSKLKRQDATFNKTCGQPPSIRMILNDTCLTRLDGTSIKKFQVAHLVELNKEDNIGIYILAIRQGIHPSMDGSYSIMTLDQTSNFQVVYTESLAGSQYYESPSRLEQYRKTFNATLAMSVELEEYLNANQHEA; from the coding sequence ATGAATTCGCGATTTGTCCGATGGCGCATTGGCCGCACTCTCCAACGTCTCATCGAGAAAAATGGCTGGAGTATTCGTGAGGCCGCAGAGATCCTAGGGACAAACAAGGACACACTTAGCCGACATCTCAGTGGCGCCAATGACAGATACGACCCTGCACGTATTCTCGGTTGGGTCATGCTTCTTGATGGAGGTGAACAACTGGCCTACGAGATGAAGCATCTTGCTGATATCAGTAGCTCGCGAGCATCTGGATTGGCTCGTGAGCACAGTGGAGTTCCATCGTGGCTAATTACCATGGAGCATGAAATGTCGGCCATTGATATGTATCAATCCGAGCTCATTCACGGATTGTTCCAAATACCATCCTATATGGATGCGATAAGCGAACAGGACCAAACGGCCACATCTGAAATTGCGGAAAAGTCAAGGCTGTCGAAGCTAAAGCGCCAGGATGCAACATTCAACAAGACCTGCGGTCAACCACCATCGATCCGGATGATTCTCAACGACACTTGCCTAACAAGATTGGATGGGACTTCGATAAAGAAATTCCAGGTTGCGCATCTTGTTGAACTTAATAAAGAAGACAACATAGGGATTTACATCCTTGCCATAAGACAAGGAATACATCCATCAATGGATGGCTCCTACTCGATCATGACCCTAGACCAAACGAGCAACTTTCAAGTTGTGTATACAGAAAGCTTGGCGGGATCACAGTACTACGAATCGCCATCACGTCTTGAGCAATACCGTAAAACATTCAATGCCACCTTGGCTATGAGTGTTGAGCTAGAGGAATATCTAAATGCCAACCAACACGAGGCGTAA
- a CDS encoding NUDIX domain-containing protein: MSHASLSTTDYLKGIPRKRSASLAMFTDGVGRVLLVEPTYKDVWEVPGGAVELNESPRDAAAREVKEELGLVIQTGRLLAVDCPPVEGSTEGLIFVYNGGHLTKEQASGIALATQELRSWQWCTIEQARERMRPLVARRIEATLSAQATNALVELENGYPIR; this comes from the coding sequence ATGTCTCACGCTTCGCTTTCGACCACTGACTACCTGAAGGGTATTCCTCGCAAGCGCTCGGCCTCCTTAGCCATGTTCACTGATGGCGTGGGCCGTGTCTTGCTAGTCGAGCCGACTTACAAGGACGTGTGGGAGGTACCTGGCGGCGCGGTGGAACTCAACGAATCACCCCGTGATGCGGCCGCGCGCGAGGTCAAAGAAGAGCTGGGTTTGGTGATACAGACCGGTAGGCTGCTGGCCGTCGACTGTCCACCAGTCGAGGGGAGCACCGAGGGCCTCATTTTCGTTTATAACGGCGGACACCTCACCAAGGAACAAGCCTCCGGCATTGCGCTAGCGACTCAGGAGCTGCGCAGCTGGCAGTGGTGCACCATTGAGCAGGCGCGCGAACGGATGCGACCGCTCGTCGCCCGGCGCATCGAAGCCACCCTGTCAGCCCAGGCAACCAATGCTCTCGTGGAGCTGGAAAACGGCTACCCAATTCGATGA
- a CDS encoding alpha/beta hydrolase: MSPRRRAAILLPGRNYGVQGPLLMFSHVAVQSRGVRTFPVTWSPPSNLTEDPQRMVDWVSDEVTKILNKIETDDPPLLIGKAVGTAAAGVAASAGLPAIWFTPLLHHYPVVQAMRRSAAPFLLVGGSDDPYWKPELAKSLTSFICEVKGADHGMFLRGRPLADSAMALSQVVKAVESFLDTEVWPRHG; encoded by the coding sequence ATGTCTCCCCGTCGACGCGCCGCCATTTTGCTCCCCGGGCGCAACTATGGCGTTCAAGGTCCCTTGCTGATGTTTTCGCACGTGGCAGTGCAGTCGCGCGGAGTGCGCACGTTCCCGGTCACCTGGAGTCCGCCCTCGAATCTGACCGAAGATCCGCAGCGCATGGTTGACTGGGTGAGCGATGAGGTCACGAAGATCCTCAACAAGATCGAAACCGATGACCCGCCGCTCTTGATCGGCAAAGCCGTCGGTACGGCCGCGGCCGGGGTCGCGGCGTCGGCGGGCCTGCCCGCCATTTGGTTCACTCCGCTGCTGCACCACTACCCGGTTGTGCAGGCGATGCGCCGCTCGGCCGCCCCGTTCCTGTTGGTGGGCGGGAGTGACGACCCGTACTGGAAGCCGGAGCTGGCCAAGAGCCTCACCTCTTTCATCTGCGAGGTCAAAGGAGCAGACCATGGCATGTTCTTGCGCGGGCGGCCCTTGGCCGACTCGGCCATGGCCCTGTCACAAGTAGTGAAGGCCGTCGAATCCTTCCTGGACACCGAGGTGTGGCCTCGTCACGGCTAA
- a CDS encoding AAA family ATPase, which produces MDSAKDSNPTSTPAENAAKLEKALFEIKRVIVGQDELVEHMFAAFLARGHCLIEGVPGVAKTLAVETMAKVVGCSFQRIQFTPDLVPSDIIGTRIYRASSETFDIELGPVQANFVLADEINRAPAKVQSAMLEVMAEQKVSIGGETFRVPQPFLVMATQNPIEQEGVYPLPEAQRDRFLFKVLVDYPTDAEEREIVYRMGISTPEPEQILSTEEMLSLQRAADDVFIHNALVDYAVRIVMATRKPAEAGLPGLAQHIQYGASPRASLGLIRATRAIALLRGRDYALPQDLEAIAADVLRHRLVLSYDAIADGVSPEQILRQLLSAIPAPTVTPRQGAQPQ; this is translated from the coding sequence ATGGATTCCGCTAAGGACTCAAACCCCACCTCGACCCCCGCCGAGAATGCCGCGAAACTCGAAAAGGCATTGTTCGAGATCAAGCGGGTGATCGTCGGCCAAGATGAACTGGTTGAACACATGTTCGCGGCCTTCCTCGCCCGCGGGCACTGTCTAATCGAGGGAGTCCCTGGCGTCGCCAAGACCCTGGCGGTGGAGACGATGGCCAAAGTCGTCGGCTGCTCCTTTCAACGCATCCAGTTCACTCCCGACCTGGTTCCCTCCGACATCATCGGCACCCGCATTTACCGGGCATCCTCGGAGACGTTCGACATCGAGCTAGGCCCGGTGCAAGCGAACTTCGTCCTCGCCGATGAGATCAACCGCGCCCCGGCCAAAGTCCAGTCCGCGATGTTGGAGGTCATGGCCGAGCAGAAAGTCTCCATCGGTGGTGAAACTTTCCGGGTGCCGCAGCCGTTTCTCGTCATGGCCACCCAAAACCCCATTGAGCAAGAGGGCGTGTATCCGTTGCCCGAGGCGCAGCGCGACCGGTTCTTGTTCAAGGTGCTCGTCGACTATCCAACGGATGCCGAAGAGCGTGAGATCGTCTACCGGATGGGAATCTCCACCCCCGAGCCCGAACAAATCCTCTCCACCGAGGAGATGCTCAGTCTGCAGCGCGCCGCAGATGACGTCTTTATCCATAACGCCTTGGTCGACTACGCGGTGCGCATCGTCATGGCCACCCGCAAGCCCGCCGAAGCTGGGCTACCTGGCCTGGCGCAGCACATCCAGTACGGGGCGAGCCCGCGCGCGTCACTGGGCCTGATCCGCGCCACCCGCGCTATCGCCTTGCTGCGCGGCCGCGACTATGCCCTTCCGCAAGACTTGGAGGCCATCGCCGCCGATGTGTTGCGACACCGCCTCGTGCTCTCCTATGACGCCATTGCCGATGGGGTCTCACCTGAGCAAATCTTGCGCCAGTTGTTGAGCGCCATTCCGGCCCCGACCGTGACGCCGCGCCAGGGGGCGCAGCCACAGTAA
- a CDS encoding DUF58 domain-containing protein: MSPLDDLAALNRLQLLITRRLDGMLHGDYLGLLPGLGSEPGEAREYRAGDDVRRMDWPVTARTTVPHVRTTIADRELEAWLAIDLSASLSFGTANCFKRDLAINATAALAHLVGRGGNRVGAVVSSGEDTKLIQARPGRAGARSLLHAVASLPQPTPADQQERPRWKFFAKPSAPPAPASADLATMIDRTGRCARKRGFAAVISDFLGPDHWHRPLRKLAARQQVLCVEIVDPRDAELPDVGVLDVIDPESGQQVEVQTSDPGLRAAYAAAAQAQRDAVAAAVRRAGASHLRLSTDSDWLRDIVLFVGNQRHARSQGSLRGNTPPTT; this comes from the coding sequence ATGTCACCTTTGGACGATCTTGCCGCGCTTAACCGGTTGCAGTTGCTCATTACCCGTCGACTGGACGGCATGTTGCACGGTGACTACCTCGGGCTACTGCCCGGGCTTGGCTCAGAACCGGGCGAGGCCCGGGAATACCGGGCCGGTGACGATGTGCGACGCATGGATTGGCCGGTCACCGCGCGTACCACCGTCCCGCACGTACGCACCACCATCGCCGATCGGGAGCTGGAAGCATGGCTCGCCATCGACCTGTCTGCCAGCTTGTCCTTTGGCACCGCCAACTGTTTCAAACGCGACCTGGCCATCAACGCGACGGCCGCTCTAGCTCACCTGGTCGGGCGTGGTGGGAACAGAGTCGGGGCTGTGGTCAGCAGCGGCGAGGACACCAAGTTGATCCAGGCCCGACCCGGCCGCGCCGGAGCCCGTTCGCTGCTGCACGCCGTGGCCTCGCTTCCGCAACCGACTCCGGCCGACCAGCAAGAACGACCGCGTTGGAAGTTTTTTGCCAAGCCCTCCGCGCCTCCAGCGCCGGCAAGCGCCGACTTGGCGACCATGATCGACCGCACCGGACGCTGTGCTCGCAAGCGTGGTTTCGCCGCGGTCATTTCTGACTTTCTCGGCCCTGACCACTGGCATCGGCCATTGCGTAAGCTCGCCGCTCGCCAACAGGTGCTGTGCGTGGAGATTGTCGACCCGCGCGATGCGGAACTGCCCGATGTGGGAGTTCTGGATGTGATCGACCCTGAGTCCGGACAGCAGGTGGAGGTGCAGACCTCCGACCCCGGGTTGCGGGCGGCGTATGCGGCGGCGGCGCAGGCTCAGCGGGATGCGGTTGCCGCCGCGGTGCGCAGGGCTGGAGCCTCCCACTTGCGCTTGTCGACTGACTCCGATTGGCTACGCGATATCGTGCTCTTCGTCGGCAACCAGCGTCATGCGCGAAGCCAAGGTAGCTTGCGCGGCAACACCCCACCCACGACCTGA
- a CDS encoding VWA domain-containing protein, which produces MIRLLEPVWLLTLLPVLALVGMYIVAQQRRRGAAVRFANTALLSQLVPKTAPWRRHVPPALLAVALMVVSIGLAKPALDTEEPNERATIIIALDVSLSMMADDVEPTRLEAAQVAAADFVADLPEEYNVGLVSYAGHASVTVSPTRDHSQVITAINGLQLAEATAIGEAIYASLNAIQQAPPDESGELPPSHILLMSDGAQTVGRDWAEAALVAAEARVPVSTVSFGTEMGAIDLDGQMVPVPPDLETLGEIANMTGGSAYAAASMEELRSVYEDMGSSVGYQTVVQEIWRWFMAIAGLLVMGAVSLGLLWGSRIT; this is translated from the coding sequence ATGATCCGGCTACTGGAACCGGTCTGGCTACTGACATTGCTGCCTGTGCTGGCGCTGGTAGGTATGTACATTGTGGCGCAGCAGCGCAGGCGGGGAGCTGCGGTTCGCTTCGCCAACACCGCTTTGCTCAGCCAGCTGGTGCCAAAGACGGCCCCGTGGCGGCGGCATGTTCCCCCGGCCTTGTTGGCGGTGGCGCTCATGGTGGTGTCGATCGGATTGGCCAAGCCTGCTCTCGACACCGAGGAGCCAAATGAGCGGGCGACGATCATCATCGCCCTGGATGTGTCCTTGTCGATGATGGCCGACGATGTCGAGCCCACTCGACTGGAGGCAGCCCAGGTCGCGGCGGCGGACTTTGTGGCCGACCTACCTGAGGAATACAACGTTGGCCTGGTCTCCTACGCGGGGCATGCCTCGGTCACCGTCTCGCCCACCAGAGATCACTCCCAAGTGATTACCGCGATCAACGGCCTTCAGTTGGCCGAGGCGACCGCGATCGGCGAGGCGATCTACGCGTCATTGAACGCGATCCAGCAGGCCCCTCCGGACGAATCCGGCGAGCTGCCTCCCTCGCACATATTGCTGATGTCGGATGGGGCGCAGACGGTGGGCCGGGATTGGGCAGAAGCCGCATTGGTTGCCGCTGAGGCACGGGTTCCAGTGTCGACAGTGTCCTTCGGTACTGAAATGGGGGCCATCGACCTGGATGGGCAGATGGTGCCGGTTCCGCCGGACTTGGAGACTCTGGGAGAGATCGCCAACATGACTGGGGGCTCCGCCTATGCGGCAGCCTCGATGGAGGAGTTGCGTTCGGTCTATGAGGACATGGGTTCCTCGGTCGGATACCAGACCGTTGTGCAGGAAATTTGGCGGTGGTTTATGGCGATCGCTGGGCTGTTGGTCATGGGGGCGGTCAGTTTGGGCCTGCTGTGGGGGTCACGTATTACCTAG
- a CDS encoding SPFH domain-containing protein: MDGSVIGLVVLVAIAVAIVYILRKSIVMVRGDRTMVVERRGKYHRTLTSGLHMIAPFIDRVQAHANQREQVVTIQTQTLATSDGGQVTIEPSNVSYAIVDPHDTDTADPTVVEELEAAVTTALDQLASSMSEAQFYTVSHQLPARLTELLNESAPRWGVRVTSVQLGHIRVP; encoded by the coding sequence GTGGACGGCTCAGTCATAGGGTTGGTCGTTCTGGTTGCCATCGCAGTGGCGATCGTGTACATCCTGCGGAAATCGATCGTCATGGTGCGCGGCGACCGAACAATGGTCGTCGAAAGACGCGGCAAATACCATCGCACTCTGACCTCAGGTCTTCACATGATCGCCCCGTTCATCGACCGCGTCCAAGCCCATGCCAACCAACGCGAGCAAGTCGTGACGATTCAGACCCAGACATTGGCCACCTCCGACGGCGGACAGGTGACCATCGAACCGTCCAACGTCAGCTACGCCATTGTCGACCCCCACGACACCGACACCGCAGATCCCACGGTCGTGGAGGAGCTAGAGGCCGCGGTGACCACTGCGCTGGACCAGCTTGCCAGCTCCATGAGCGAGGCACAGTTTTACACCGTTTCCCACCAGCTCCCCGCGCGCCTCACCGAGTTGCTCAACGAGTCCGCTCCGCGCTGGGGAGTGCGGGTCACATCAGTCCAGCTAGGTCACATTCGGGTTCCCTAA